From a single Nostoc sp. MS1 genomic region:
- a CDS encoding transposase: protein MAHLPQQIISERIDDIVLLLEVMKKMGLPEILNQHLPRHWKQEGLDWGWVACIWLSYIISQGDHRKVRVREWVEQRRYTIEQVCSIKIRETDFTDDRLGILLKRLSKPETWSQIERFLTQNTIRAYELGVEQVRLDATTISGHHLISESGLFQFGHSKDDPNLPQVKLMMGMIDPLGMPLVTQVVSGEQADDGLYIPAYQQIAATLNKKGLLFVGDCKMSSLSTRCNIHIQGDYYLCPLSLVGKTPELLAGWIDDAVAGKFPLVDIKRTSVHHNSETSQDLDVLETTIATGYEVCRHVEVVDEQLPLLCWQERVFVIHSQTLAKQQIQGLETRLHNAQQKLMALTPQKGRGKRQINDLQVLLQKATQILRLHRVEGLLSFDYECQETVEQTYIGRGRPTSRPKQITHKIRYQIQTVIRNESAIAQAQKTFGWRAFVSNAPKSHLSLEQGVLTYRDEWIAERGFHRLKGASLSIAPMFVQRDDQVTGLINLLSLALRLLTIIEFVVRRQLTVQSVNSLAGLYPEHPNKRTAQPTAERLLRAFSNITLTIIEARGQRFGYVPPLNPLQQEIISLLGLSPDIYSNLVDNSS, encoded by the coding sequence ATGGCACATTTACCCCAACAAATAATCTCAGAACGAATCGACGATATTGTTCTGCTGCTAGAGGTGATGAAAAAAATGGGACTACCAGAAATCCTCAACCAACATCTGCCACGTCACTGGAAACAAGAAGGACTGGATTGGGGATGGGTAGCTTGCATTTGGTTATCATATATCATCTCACAGGGCGACCACCGAAAAGTACGTGTTCGAGAATGGGTAGAACAAAGACGCTACACCATAGAGCAAGTATGCTCAATCAAAATTAGAGAAACAGACTTTACCGATGACCGTTTAGGAATACTGTTGAAGCGATTAAGCAAGCCCGAAACTTGGTCACAAATAGAACGGTTTCTCACGCAAAACACCATCCGAGCCTATGAATTAGGGGTGGAGCAAGTACGTTTAGATGCAACAACAATCAGTGGACACCATTTAATCAGCGAGTCAGGTTTATTCCAATTTGGACACAGCAAGGATGACCCGAACCTGCCACAGGTAAAACTAATGATGGGGATGATTGACCCATTGGGGATGCCCCTTGTCACCCAGGTGGTATCTGGAGAACAAGCAGATGATGGGTTGTACATTCCCGCCTACCAACAAATTGCTGCCACGTTGAACAAAAAAGGGTTGTTGTTTGTTGGTGACTGTAAAATGAGTTCACTATCAACACGCTGCAACATACATATTCAGGGAGATTACTACCTATGCCCATTATCCTTAGTTGGTAAAACTCCAGAACTTCTTGCTGGCTGGATAGATGATGCTGTTGCTGGTAAATTTCCACTTGTGGATATCAAGCGAACCAGTGTTCATCACAACAGTGAAACCAGCCAAGACTTAGATGTCCTTGAAACTACTATCGCCACTGGCTATGAGGTGTGTCGTCATGTCGAGGTGGTTGATGAACAATTGCCATTACTATGCTGGCAAGAAAGGGTGTTTGTGATTCATTCACAGACACTTGCAAAACAACAAATTCAAGGATTAGAGACACGACTTCACAACGCACAGCAGAAGTTGATGGCGTTAACTCCACAAAAAGGTCGCGGTAAACGACAAATCAACGACCTACAGGTTTTATTACAAAAAGCAACACAAATTCTGCGCCTTCATCGAGTCGAAGGCTTACTGAGTTTCGATTATGAGTGCCAGGAAACTGTTGAACAAACCTACATTGGTCGAGGTCGTCCCACATCCCGCCCCAAGCAAATTACACACAAAATTAGGTATCAAATCCAGACCGTTATCCGCAATGAAAGTGCTATTGCCCAAGCTCAAAAAACTTTTGGCTGGAGGGCTTTTGTCAGCAATGCTCCAAAGAGTCACTTATCTCTCGAACAAGGTGTTCTGACTTATAGAGACGAATGGATTGCTGAACGTGGTTTTCATCGCCTTAAGGGTGCGTCACTTTCGATTGCCCCAATGTTTGTGCAACGTGATGACCAAGTTACAGGTCTGATTAATTTACTGAGTCTCGCCCTCCGTTTGCTGACAATCATTGAGTTTGTTGTCAGACGACAACTGACTGTACAGTCAGTCAACTCTCTTGCTGGACTTTATCCCGAACATCCAAACAAACGAACTGCCCAACCTACTGCTGAACGGTTGTTACGTGCTTTTTCTAATATCACTTTGACGATTATTGAAGCCCGTGGTCAGCGTTTTGGTTATGTTCCTCCTTTAAACCCTCTACAGCAGGAAATCATTAGTTTACTTGGGCTTTCACCTGATATTTATAGCAATCTTGTGGATAATTCCTCGTAA
- a CDS encoding NAD(P)H-quinone oxidoreductase subunit 4, with product MNPIEFPWLSAIIALPLVAALAIPIIPDKEGKTVRWYGLGVAIADFALMITAFWHNYDFQNSGYQFVEKYAWVPQIGLNWSVAVDGLSMPLILLTGLINTLAIFAAWKVTNKPRLFYGLMLVMYSAQLGVFLAQDLLLFFLMWEIELVPVYLLISIWGGPKRRYAATKFIIYTAAASIFILVAGFALAFSGDTVTFDIAALGMKEYPKVIELLAYAGFLIAFGVKLPIFPLHTWLPDAHGEASAPGSMILAGVLLKMGGYALIRFNIEMLPDAHAYFAPVLAILGVVNIVYGACCAFAQTNLKRRLAYSSIAHMGFVLIGLASYTEIGISGAMLQMVSHGLIAASLFFLTGVTYERTHTLLMDKMGGIGKVMPKTFALYTAGAMASLALPGMSGFVGELMVFLGIASSDVYSSSFKVVVVLLSAVGVILTPIYLLSMLRQVFYGKQSEELHLDTFIPDVKPRELFITASLLLPIIGIGLYPKLITQTYDVKTVEVAAHARQVLPVVAGQQPSSRYSQIFTAPTLANAQVEGLVNIAK from the coding sequence ATGAATCCTATAGAATTTCCGTGGCTGTCAGCCATAATTGCATTACCCTTGGTGGCAGCCCTAGCCATCCCTATAATTCCAGATAAAGAAGGTAAAACGGTTCGCTGGTATGGTTTAGGAGTTGCGATCGCTGATTTTGCCTTAATGATTACCGCCTTTTGGCACAATTACGATTTTCAAAACTCCGGCTATCAATTTGTAGAAAAATATGCTTGGGTTCCACAAATAGGTTTGAATTGGTCTGTAGCAGTTGACGGCTTATCGATGCCCTTAATTTTGTTAACAGGCTTAATTAACACACTCGCAATATTCGCGGCTTGGAAAGTAACCAACAAGCCGCGATTGTTTTATGGGTTGATGTTGGTAATGTACAGCGCCCAGTTGGGTGTGTTCCTAGCCCAAGACTTGTTGTTATTCTTCCTCATGTGGGAAATCGAGCTAGTTCCTGTCTACCTCTTGATTTCCATCTGGGGAGGTCCTAAACGTCGTTATGCAGCGACCAAATTCATCATTTATACTGCTGCCGCTTCTATATTTATTCTTGTAGCCGGATTTGCCTTAGCATTCTCTGGAGATACAGTTACTTTTGACATCGCCGCTTTGGGAATGAAAGAATACCCCAAAGTAATTGAATTGTTAGCTTATGCAGGATTTTTAATTGCCTTTGGTGTAAAACTACCAATTTTCCCTTTACACACTTGGCTACCTGATGCTCACGGTGAAGCATCTGCACCCGGTTCCATGATTCTGGCTGGTGTATTGCTGAAAATGGGTGGTTATGCCTTAATTCGCTTCAACATAGAAATGTTGCCTGATGCCCATGCTTATTTTGCTCCCGTCTTAGCAATCTTGGGTGTAGTTAACATTGTTTACGGTGCGTGCTGCGCCTTTGCTCAAACCAACCTGAAACGTCGCCTCGCTTACTCTTCAATTGCCCACATGGGCTTCGTACTAATTGGTCTAGCTTCCTATACAGAGATTGGTATCAGTGGAGCTATGCTACAGATGGTTTCCCACGGCTTGATTGCAGCCAGCTTGTTCTTCTTAACTGGTGTAACTTACGAACGTACCCACACCTTATTAATGGACAAAATGGGTGGTATCGGTAAAGTAATGCCCAAAACCTTCGCTCTTTACACAGCCGGCGCAATGGCTTCTCTAGCTTTACCCGGTATGAGTGGTTTTGTAGGCGAGTTGATGGTTTTCTTAGGTATCGCCAGCAGCGACGTTTACAGTTCCAGTTTCAAGGTTGTAGTTGTGCTGCTGTCAGCAGTGGGTGTAATTCTCACCCCCATATACTTACTGTCGATGTTGCGCCAAGTATTCTACGGCAAACAAAGTGAAGAGTTACATCTCGATACTTTCATTCCTGATGTTAAACCTCGTGAGTTGTTCATCACTGCTTCTCTCTTGCTTCCCATCATCGGTATAGGTTTGTATCCCAAGTTGATCACCCAAACTTATGATGTGAAGACTGTAGAAGTTGCAGCCCACGCTCGTCAAGTGCTACCAGTTGTTGCTGGACAACAACCATCAAGTCGGTACTCTCAGATTTTTACAGCACCAACTTTAGCTAATGCTCAGGTTGAAGGTTTAGTTAATATTGCAAAGTAA
- a CDS encoding acyl carrier protein: MSNIFNHIQKAISNTNNAITQATARQNKLQNQYTEAKAKSHSAHEAALKAAYKNESSLAMQSLSQEILQETVANLLQSQIQEQIVSIEVLNNNLETLNNIKIILEQCMENKTSNNTQLLTTELNTQHLDNENLKSQNILFERVKKIIAEQTSFPVENINLEHSLVLGGYFSAFLSSSNYHEVPSNDLGMDNLDGIELLMAIEEEFDIEISDAEAETVRTVQELLNIISFKLNKK; the protein is encoded by the coding sequence ATGAGTAATATCTTTAATCATATACAAAAAGCAATTAGTAATACAAATAATGCCATTACTCAGGCAACAGCACGGCAAAATAAACTTCAGAATCAATATACAGAAGCTAAAGCTAAATCTCATTCTGCTCATGAAGCTGCTTTAAAAGCTGCTTACAAAAATGAATCATCTTTAGCAATGCAGTCTCTATCCCAAGAGATTCTTCAAGAAACAGTAGCTAATCTACTCCAAAGCCAAATTCAAGAACAAATAGTATCTATTGAAGTCTTAAATAATAATTTAGAGACATTGAATAATATAAAAATAATTTTAGAACAATGTATGGAAAATAAAACAAGTAACAATACTCAATTATTGACAACAGAATTAAATACTCAACATCTAGATAATGAAAATTTAAAATCTCAAAATATCCTTTTTGAAAGAGTAAAGAAAATAATTGCAGAACAAACATCATTCCCAGTAGAAAATATAAATTTAGAACACTCTCTTGTATTAGGAGGATATTTTAGCGCTTTTTTATCATCATCAAATTACCATGAGGTTCCATCTAATGATTTAGGAATGGATAACCTAGATGGAATAGAATTATTAATGGCTATAGAAGAAGAATTTGATATAGAAATTTCTGATGCGGAAGCTGAAACAGTAAGGACAGTTCAAGAACTACTTAACATAATTTCGTTCAAATTAAATAAAAAATAA
- the tkt gene encoding transketolase, producing the protein MAVATQSLEELSINAIRFLAVDAIEKAKSGHPGLPMGAAPMAFVLWNRYMRYNPKNPKWFNRDRFVLSAGHGSMLQYALLYLTGYDSVTLDDIKQFRQWESKTPGHPENFMTAGVEVTTGPLGQGIANGVGLAIAEAHLAAKFNKPDAKIVDHYTYVILGDGCNMEGVSGEAASLAGHLGLGKLIALYDDNHISIDGSTDVAFTEDVSKRFEAYGWHVLHVKDGNTDLEGIAKAIEEAKAVTDKPTMIKVTTTIGYGSPNKANTAGVHGAALGGDEVGLTRQNLGWSYEPFVVPEDVLNYTRKAVERGAGYESDWNKTFSDYKAKYPQEAAEFERYLSGKLADGWDKVLPTYTPEDKGVATRKHSETCLNKLFTLVPELIGGSADLTHSNLTEIKGKGDFQKGEYQNPNIHFGVREHAMGAICNGIALHGSGLIPYGATFLIFTDYMRAPIRLSALSQAGVIWVMTHDSIGQGEDGPTHQPIETIASLRAIPNLTVIRPADGNETSGAYKVAIERAKNNAPTLLAFTRQNVPNLANSSIEGVAKGGYIVFGDDSTPELIIIATGSEVSLAVTAAEKLTAEGKKVRVVSLPAWDLFDAQDAAYRESVLPKAVTKRLAVEAASSFGWHKYIGTEGDAVTIDRFGASAPGGVCLEKFGFSVDNVLATAKKLLG; encoded by the coding sequence ATGGCTGTTGCAACCCAATCCCTCGAAGAACTCTCTATTAATGCGATCCGTTTCTTGGCTGTTGATGCTATAGAAAAGGCAAAATCGGGACACCCAGGATTGCCGATGGGCGCGGCTCCAATGGCTTTTGTGCTATGGAATCGCTACATGCGGTACAATCCGAAAAATCCCAAGTGGTTCAACCGCGATCGCTTTGTTTTGTCCGCCGGTCATGGCTCAATGTTGCAGTACGCACTGCTTTATTTGACAGGCTACGACAGTGTAACCCTTGATGACATCAAGCAATTCCGTCAGTGGGAGTCCAAAACCCCAGGACACCCAGAAAACTTCATGACCGCAGGTGTAGAAGTTACCACAGGCCCACTAGGTCAAGGTATTGCCAATGGTGTTGGTTTAGCGATCGCGGAAGCTCACCTCGCGGCTAAGTTCAACAAACCCGATGCCAAGATTGTTGACCATTATACCTATGTAATCCTTGGTGATGGTTGCAACATGGAAGGCGTTTCCGGTGAAGCAGCTTCCTTGGCTGGACACTTGGGATTAGGTAAACTCATCGCTCTGTACGATGATAACCACATCTCTATCGATGGTTCTACCGACGTAGCATTTACCGAAGATGTTTCCAAGCGCTTTGAAGCCTACGGTTGGCACGTACTGCACGTTAAGGACGGTAACACCGATTTAGAAGGTATTGCCAAAGCTATTGAAGAAGCAAAAGCTGTCACCGATAAGCCCACCATGATTAAGGTGACAACTACTATCGGTTACGGTTCCCCCAACAAAGCCAACACGGCTGGTGTTCACGGTGCGGCTTTGGGTGGTGACGAAGTAGGATTAACCCGTCAAAACCTTGGTTGGTCTTACGAGCCATTTGTAGTTCCCGAAGATGTTCTTAACTATACCCGTAAAGCTGTAGAGCGCGGTGCAGGTTATGAATCTGATTGGAATAAGACCTTCAGCGACTACAAAGCCAAGTATCCTCAAGAAGCTGCTGAATTTGAGCGTTATCTGAGCGGCAAACTAGCTGACGGTTGGGATAAAGTTCTCCCCACCTACACCCCAGAAGACAAAGGTGTCGCCACCCGTAAACACTCAGAAACCTGCCTCAATAAATTATTTACCTTAGTTCCTGAACTCATCGGCGGTTCGGCTGACTTAACTCACTCCAACCTCACCGAAATCAAAGGTAAGGGCGACTTCCAAAAAGGAGAATACCAAAACCCCAACATCCACTTTGGGGTGCGGGAACACGCAATGGGCGCAATTTGTAATGGTATTGCCTTACATGGTTCTGGCTTAATTCCTTACGGCGCTACCTTTTTAATCTTTACCGATTATATGCGTGCGCCCATCCGCTTATCCGCCCTGTCTCAAGCTGGCGTGATTTGGGTAATGACTCACGACTCCATCGGTCAAGGTGAAGACGGCCCCACTCACCAACCAATCGAAACAATAGCTTCTCTACGCGCCATTCCTAACCTGACAGTGATTCGTCCCGCCGATGGGAATGAAACATCTGGCGCTTACAAAGTGGCCATTGAAAGAGCTAAAAACAACGCTCCTACTTTGTTGGCGTTCACTCGTCAAAACGTTCCCAACTTGGCGAATAGCAGCATTGAAGGCGTAGCTAAGGGTGGTTACATCGTGTTCGGTGATGACTCTACACCAGAATTAATCATCATTGCTACTGGTTCAGAGGTAAGCCTCGCTGTCACCGCAGCTGAGAAACTTACAGCCGAAGGCAAGAAGGTACGTGTTGTTTCCTTACCTGCTTGGGATTTGTTTGACGCACAAGATGCAGCTTATAGAGAGTCTGTTCTACCTAAAGCTGTTACCAAGCGCTTGGCTGTAGAAGCTGCTAGCAGTTTCGGTTGGCATAAGTATATCGGTACTGAAGGCGATGCAGTAACAATTGATCGCTTTGGTGCTTCTGCTCCTGGTGGCGTTTGTTTAGAGAAATTCGGCTTTAGTGTTGATAACGTGTTAGCTACAGCTAAAAAATTGTTGGGTTAA
- the fabF gene encoding beta-ketoacyl-ACP synthase II: protein MTDHNRKRVVVTGVGAITPIGNTADEYWEGLLSGRNGIDYITAFDASSHDCRIAGEVKNFDPHEYLDRKEAKRMDRFSQFAVAAAKQALADSRLVINELNAEQVGVIIGSGVGGLKVMEDQQTIYLNRGPDRCSPFMIPMMIANMAAGLTAIHTGAKGPNNCTVTACAAGSNAIGDAFRLVQNGYAQAMICGGAEAAITPLGVAGFAAARALSTRNDDPAHACRPFDRDRDGFVMGEGAGVLILEELQHALSRGARIYAEIIGYGMTCDAYHMTSPVPGGEGASRAIQLAIKDAGITPEQVSYINAHGTSTAANDTTETAAIKRALGDHAYKIAVSSTKSMTGHLLGGSGGIEAVATVLATAHDQIPPTINIENLDPDCDLDYVPHASRAQTVQVALSNSFGFGGHNVTLAFRKYV, encoded by the coding sequence ATGACAGATCATAATCGTAAACGGGTAGTTGTCACGGGTGTCGGCGCAATTACACCTATTGGTAACACAGCCGATGAATATTGGGAAGGATTGTTAAGCGGACGCAATGGCATTGATTATATAACCGCATTTGATGCGTCCAGCCATGATTGCCGCATTGCTGGGGAAGTGAAAAACTTCGACCCCCATGAGTACTTGGATCGCAAAGAAGCCAAGCGCATGGACAGGTTTTCTCAATTTGCCGTAGCAGCAGCCAAACAAGCATTAGCAGATTCCCGATTAGTCATCAATGAACTGAACGCCGAACAAGTGGGAGTTATTATCGGTTCAGGGGTAGGCGGACTCAAGGTCATGGAAGACCAGCAAACCATCTATCTCAATCGTGGCCCAGATCGCTGTAGTCCCTTCATGATTCCGATGATGATCGCCAATATGGCGGCTGGACTAACAGCAATTCACACTGGAGCCAAAGGCCCTAATAACTGTACTGTCACTGCTTGCGCCGCAGGTTCTAATGCGATTGGTGATGCTTTCCGCTTGGTACAGAACGGTTATGCCCAAGCAATGATTTGCGGTGGGGCTGAGGCAGCAATTACACCCTTGGGTGTAGCAGGATTTGCGGCGGCACGCGCTTTATCAACTCGCAATGATGACCCAGCTCATGCTTGCCGACCCTTTGACCGCGATCGCGACGGATTTGTCATGGGTGAAGGTGCGGGAGTCCTGATTTTAGAAGAACTGCAACACGCTCTAAGTCGTGGAGCGCGTATTTATGCTGAAATTATTGGTTATGGCATGACCTGTGATGCCTACCATATGACATCCCCAGTTCCGGGCGGTGAAGGAGCCTCTAGAGCCATTCAATTGGCCATCAAGGATGCAGGTATCACCCCAGAACAAGTAAGTTATATCAATGCTCACGGTACTAGCACTGCCGCTAATGATACCACTGAAACCGCAGCGATTAAAAGAGCTTTGGGCGATCATGCTTATAAAATAGCCGTTAGTTCTACCAAATCAATGACAGGTCATCTTTTGGGCGGTTCTGGAGGTATTGAAGCTGTAGCCACAGTCTTGGCAACTGCTCATGACCAAATTCCACCTACCATTAATATCGAAAACCTCGACCCAGATTGTGACCTAGATTATGTTCCTCACGCTAGTCGCGCTCAAACAGTCCAGGTAGCCCTATCAAATTCCTTTGGTTTTGGTGGTCATAATGTCACCTTAGCCTTCAGAAAGTACGTGTGA
- a CDS encoding acyl carrier protein produces the protein MSQSDTFEKVKSIVVEQLSVEAEKVTPQANFANDLGADSLDTVELVMALEEEFDIEIPDEAAEKITTVQEAVDYINNQVAASA, from the coding sequence ATGAGCCAATCAGATACTTTTGAAAAAGTCAAGAGCATTGTTGTTGAACAACTCAGTGTGGAAGCTGAAAAAGTTACACCACAAGCCAATTTTGCCAATGATTTAGGGGCTGACTCCCTAGATACAGTAGAACTAGTAATGGCTTTGGAAGAAGAATTTGATATCGAAATTCCCGATGAAGCCGCCGAAAAAATCACAACCGTCCAAGAAGCGGTGGATTACATCAATAACCAAGTTGCCGCATCAGCTTAA
- a CDS encoding CoB--CoM heterodisulfide reductase iron-sulfur subunit B family protein, with protein MLSQTLKYAYFPGCVAQGACRELYQSTQALTQALGIQLIELKKAACCGSGTFKEDSQLLEDTVNARNIALAEELNLPLLTHCSTCQGVIGHVNERLQESQTTNPAYLEQVNGLLHKEGCSPYRGTTEVKHLLYALVTDYGIEEISKRVTRQLSGLKCAAFYGCYLLRAQKLMPYDDPYNPQAMENVFEAVGATPIYYRGRTQCCGWPLASYATTESFKMAGMHIQDALAAGADCLVTPCPLCHLNLDSRQPEVEKVIGRKLGLPVLHLPQLIALALGISPQELGLDRHIVSTKPVLQKLGISH; from the coding sequence ATGCTATCTCAGACATTAAAATATGCTTACTTTCCTGGCTGTGTTGCCCAAGGTGCTTGTCGGGAACTGTATCAGTCTACTCAAGCCTTGACTCAGGCTTTGGGTATTCAACTGATTGAATTAAAAAAGGCTGCTTGTTGTGGTTCTGGCACTTTTAAAGAAGATTCCCAACTATTAGAAGATACAGTTAATGCTCGCAACATTGCTCTAGCAGAAGAATTAAATTTACCTCTACTCACCCATTGCAGCACTTGTCAGGGTGTAATTGGTCACGTTAATGAGCGTTTACAAGAGTCTCAGACAACTAACCCCGCTTATCTAGAACAGGTGAATGGTCTTTTACATAAAGAAGGTTGTTCACCTTATCGCGGTACTACCGAAGTCAAACACCTGCTTTATGCTTTAGTCACAGATTACGGCATAGAGGAAATTAGCAAACGTGTCACTCGTCAGTTATCTGGGTTGAAGTGTGCCGCTTTTTATGGTTGTTATCTACTCCGCGCCCAAAAGTTGATGCCCTATGACGACCCTTATAATCCCCAAGCGATGGAAAATGTCTTTGAGGCAGTGGGTGCAACACCAATTTATTATCGTGGACGGACTCAATGTTGCGGCTGGCCGCTTGCGAGTTATGCTACTACCGAATCTTTTAAGATGGCGGGAATGCACATCCAAGATGCTTTAGCCGCAGGTGCAGATTGTTTAGTTACGCCTTGTCCTTTATGCCATCTCAACTTAGATTCTCGTCAGCCAGAGGTGGAAAAAGTTATCGGTCGTAAACTAGGTTTACCAGTGCTGCACCTACCCCAGTTAATTGCTTTGGCTTTAGGAATTAGTCCTCAAGAATTAGGATTAGACCGCCATATTGTTTCCACAAAACCAGTGTTACAAAAGTTAGGAATTAGTCATTAG
- a CDS encoding dihydroorotase, which yields MTTELLQQVRVIDPVSGIDTVTDVLIADGVIQAISTNLSEISPDTQIRDCRGLVLGPGLVDLYSHSGEPGFEERETLTSLMQAAAAGGFTRVSILPDTSPAIDNPALVAQLQKQRDGEMRGMREMREINSSPTPPSLPLPHLHIWGAITLDVAGKQMTELADLAAAGVVGFTDGMPLDNLSLVRRLLEYVQPLGKPVAFWPCDRSLTSNGVMRECTDAIRFGLPPIPASAETTAIASLLELVAATGSSQVHIMRVSTARSVELIAAAKAKGLPITASTTWLHLLLDTKAIKTYNTSLHLDPPLGTATDVKALREAVRTGIIDAIAIDHAPYTYEEKVQAFAEAPPGAIGFELALPLLWQYLVETGEFTALELWQALSNRPSACIQQKVNTVAPNHKAELTLFDPKKIWKVEKKNLYTLSQNTSWLGQELQGQVVQIWV from the coding sequence ATGACAACTGAACTTCTGCAACAAGTAAGAGTAATCGACCCAGTTTCAGGGATTGATACAGTCACAGATGTGTTAATTGCTGATGGTGTCATTCAAGCCATCTCCACAAATCTCTCTGAGATCAGTCCTGATACCCAAATTAGAGATTGTCGGGGATTAGTTCTTGGCCCTGGCTTAGTGGATTTATATAGCCACTCAGGCGAACCAGGGTTTGAAGAACGGGAAACGCTTACATCTTTGATGCAGGCGGCGGCGGCTGGTGGCTTTACCAGAGTCAGCATTTTACCCGATACATCCCCAGCGATTGATAATCCGGCACTGGTAGCACAGTTGCAGAAGCAGAGGGATGGGGAGATGAGGGGGATGAGGGAGATGAGGGAGATTAATTCTTCCCCTACTCCCCCATCTCTTCCCCTTCCCCATCTCCACATTTGGGGTGCAATTACCCTAGATGTGGCTGGTAAGCAGATGACGGAATTGGCAGATTTAGCGGCGGCTGGGGTGGTTGGTTTTACTGATGGAATGCCTTTAGATAACTTAAGCCTAGTACGGCGGTTGTTGGAGTATGTCCAGCCGTTGGGAAAACCTGTAGCATTTTGGCCGTGCGATCGCTCACTCACTTCCAATGGTGTCATGCGAGAATGTACAGATGCTATCCGCTTTGGTTTACCGCCTATACCTGCTAGTGCGGAAACAACAGCGATCGCATCCTTATTAGAGTTGGTTGCCGCTACAGGTAGTAGTCAAGTACACATTATGCGTGTTTCCACAGCCCGTAGTGTGGAATTAATAGCAGCAGCCAAAGCCAAAGGTTTACCCATTACCGCCAGCACTACTTGGCTACACTTATTGTTAGATACTAAAGCAATTAAAACCTACAACACTAGCCTGCATTTAGACCCACCCTTGGGAACTGCCACTGATGTCAAGGCATTGCGTGAGGCAGTGCGGACAGGCATAATAGATGCGATCGCCATAGATCATGCACCCTATACCTACGAAGAAAAAGTCCAAGCCTTCGCCGAAGCACCGCCAGGGGCAATTGGTTTTGAGTTAGCATTACCTCTACTTTGGCAGTATCTTGTTGAAACTGGAGAATTTACAGCTTTAGAATTATGGCAGGCTTTGAGTAATCGCCCATCTGCATGTATACAGCAAAAAGTGAATACAGTTGCACCTAATCACAAAGCAGAATTAACTTTATTTGACCCTAAAAAAATCTGGAAAGTCGAAAAGAAAAATCTATATACACTTTCGCAAAATACCTCTTGGTTAGGGCAAGAATTGCAAGGTCAAGTAGTACAAATTTGGGTGTAA